The DNA region GAGGGGACGGAGGATGAAGAGCGAGCCGGCCATCACCGCGCCGGTGCTGCCGGCGCTGATGAACGCGTCGGCCTCGCCCCGCTTGTGCAGGCCCAGGCCGACCACGATGGACGAGTCCTGCTTGCGCCGGATGGCCTGCGCGGGCGCCTCGCCCATCTCGATCACCTGCGAGGCGTGCACGACCTCCACGCGCTCGCGCGGCACGTCCGGGTAACGGGCGAGCTCGGCCTCTATGGCCTCGCGGTCGCCCACCAGGACGACCGTGAAGTCGCCGTCCAGCTCACGCAAAGCTCCGACCGCGCCCTCGACCTCGACGGCCGGGGCACGGTCGGAGCCCATCGCGTCCAGCGCGATCCGCATATGTACGGGCCTGGTGCTAGAACTCTTCCACTTCGATCCGCTGCACGCCGCGGTAATGCCCGCAGTTCGAGCAGACACGGTGCTGGAGCTGCGGGTCGCCGCAGCGCGGGCAGTTCTGGAACGTGGGCATCTCGGCCTTCACGTGGGTGCGGCGCTTGCGCTGGCGCTGCTTGGACTGGCGTCTCTTGGGTACGGCCATGTGAGCCCCCTTAGGCTTGGCGTGCTGTGGTTCAGTCGGTCTTGAGCTTCTTCAACGCGTCCCAGGGGCTCGGAGCCGGCTCGGAAACGCAGTCGCACGCGCCCTGGTTCAGGTCGGTGCCGCAGTGGGCGCACAGCCCCTTGCAGTCTTCCCTGCAGAGCACGAACTGGGGTACGTGCAGCAGAAGCTGCTCCCGCACGGCGGCCGTCAGGTCCAGCTCGGTGCCGCGCTCGGGAAGAGGGTAAACCTCTCCGTCTGCCTCGTCCTCCTCCCCCCCGGCCAGAGGCTCGAAGAGCAGGTCCACGTTCTCGTCGATCTCGTGCTCCACCTCTTCGAGGCAGCGGCGGCACTCCAGGCGCACCGTGGTGCGCAGCGAGCCGCGGACCAGGATGCCCTCGCCCACCGAGCTGGCGCGGAAGTCCACGTGGAGGGGCTTGGCCAGCGTGACGCCGGACCCTGCCCACATGGGATCGTCGGGCTGCACTTCCTCCCGGATCCGTACTTCTCCGCGGTCCACCGCCGCAAGCGTGAGATTCAACATAAACGCCAAACGTAAGGGAAAACCCGCGTGGTGTCAAGCAAAGGGCCGGGTTTTCCCGAACGGGCCCGCAGCTTCCGCGCCCCTGCCGGCCACAGGCTTCCGGCGGGGAGAAGAAGCGGGCCGTT from Longimicrobiaceae bacterium includes:
- a CDS encoding DUF177 domain-containing protein, whose translation is MQPDDPMWAGSGVTLAKPLHVDFRASSVGEGILVRGSLRTTVRLECRRCLEEVEHEIDENVDLLFEPLAGGEEDEADGEVYPLPERGTELDLTAAVREQLLLHVPQFVLCREDCKGLCAHCGTDLNQGACDCVSEPAPSPWDALKKLKTD
- the rpmF gene encoding 50S ribosomal protein L32, translated to MAVPKRRQSKQRQRKRRTHVKAEMPTFQNCPRCGDPQLQHRVCSNCGHYRGVQRIEVEEF